The following are encoded together in the Zingiber officinale cultivar Zhangliang chromosome 8A, Zo_v1.1, whole genome shotgun sequence genome:
- the LOC122011438 gene encoding uncharacterized protein LOC122011438: MSPETPSRDPEPAAAAATVAAEAPVTVGGKQGGLLHDLSFSVLKTRGGHRVVRCMDKENVGAAGAPRLSDLSETSSPRIRLPSSRVRDLGVEEVRERLLVHLREAADRMKLVLPEGYGDDVPAPAKEEMPHREASDASTDLPWNLRTRHRVAREIERHRYGSPPPPTTTAKREVWLRSDDPKKKERPRFSISLTREEIDEDIYAVTGCRARRRPRKRPRVVQKQLEALFPGSFLSEITADAYRILDER, from the exons ATGTCTCCCGAGACGCCCTCCCGGGATCCAGAAcccgcggcggcggcggcgaccgTAGCCGCCGAAGCGCCGGTCACTGTCGGAGGGAAGCAAGGAGGTCTCCTCCACGATCTATCCTTCTCGGTCTTGAAGACTCGGGGCGGTCATCGAGTCGTCCGCTGCATGGACAAGGAGAACGTCGGAGCCGCCGGCGCCCCACGATTGTCGGACCTCTCTGAGACTTCCAGCCCGCGGATCCGTCTCCCTTCGAGCAGGGTTCGTGACCTTGGGGTCGAGGAGGTCAGGGAACGGCTGTTGGTTCACCTCCGAGAGGCTGCTGACCGGATGAAGCTAGTGCTACCCGAGGGCTATGGCGACGACGTGCCGGCGCCGGCGAAGGAGGAGATGCCGCATCGCGAGGCTTCCGACGCGTCGACGGATCTTCCATGGAATCTGAGAACCAGGCACCGAGTCGCCAGGGAGATCGAGCGGCACCGATATGGGTCGCCGCCGCCTCCCACGACGACGGCGAAGAGGGAGGTCTGGCTGAGGTCGGATGATCCGAAGAAGAAGGAGCGGCCCAGATTCTCGATCTCGCTTACGAGGGAGGAAATCGACGAGGACATCTACGCCGTGACCGGGTGCAGGGCTCGCCGCCGGCCAAGAAAACGACCGAGGGTGGTCCAAAAGCAGCTCGAG GCGCTGTTTCCCGGCTCATTTCTGTCGGAGATCACCGCCGACGCCTACAGGATTCTAGACGAGCGGTAA